A window of Apium graveolens cultivar Ventura chromosome 8, ASM990537v1, whole genome shotgun sequence contains these coding sequences:
- the LOC141677123 gene encoding B3 domain-containing protein Os08g0324300-like yields the protein MDLTPKFGRRVRLSECSSNEIRVPHAFCLKYDGRIPATLKIIVRNGYEIWVDFDKVNEKFKGFREFYHDFGIISGNTLLFEYVGNFDMKVVIVDMYGSEIQYPHRVHELQKQLPNLVSIYDGG from the exons ATGGATTTGACCCCCAAATTTGGGCGCCGTGTGCGATTATCCGAATGCTCATCAAATGAAATT CGTGTCCCTCATgcattttgtttgaaatatgatGGTCGTATTCCGGCAACTCTTAAGATTATTGTTCGTAATGGATATGAAATATGGGTTGATTTTGACAAAGTAAATGAGAAGTTTAAGGGGTTTCGTGAATTTTACCATGACTTCGGCATAATTTCGGGTAACACTTTGTTGTTCGAATATGTGGGTAATTTTGACATGAAAGTTGTCATAGTTGACATGTATGGCTCTGAGATCCAGTACCCACATAGAGTGCATGAACTGCAGAAGCAGCTCCCAAATCTAG TTTCTATTTATGATGGCGGTTGA
- the LOC141677843 gene encoding sugar transport protein 14, protein MAGGGFVDSAGGARAELYEHKVTWYLIFTCIVAAMGGSLFGYDLGVSGGVTSMDDFLKEFFHKTYARKQAHLKETDYCKYDDQILTLFTSSLYYAALLSTFGASHVTRNRGRRISILCGAVSFFLGAILNAAAQNIAMLIIGRCLLGVGIGFGNQAVPLYLSEMSPPKVRGRFNQLFQLTTCVGILIANFVNYGVEKIHPWGWRLSLGLAVVPALIMFFGGLALPETPNSLVEQGRLKEAREVLERVRGTKNVDAEFSDLLDASKAAQAVEKPFRNLLQRKNRPQLVLGICIPSFQQLTGMNSILFYAPVLFQSLGFGNNASLYSSTITNGALVLAALISMHSVDKFGRRKFFLEAGVEMFISMVIIGIILALKFGKGEPLSKGVSAALVIFICIFVLAYGRSWGPLGWLVPSEIFPLETRSAGQSIVVCCNMFFTALVAQCFLVSLCHLRYGIFLLFAGMVLIMSIFIYFLLPETKQVPIEEIHFLWQEHWFWKRYCPPAEKGGITGV, encoded by the exons atggcAGGGGGAGGATTTGTAGATAGTGCAGGAGGGGCCAGGGCTGAGCTCTATGAACATAAGGTTACATGGTATTTAATATTCACATGTATTGTTGCTGCTATGGGAGGATCTTTATTTGGTTATGATCTTGGTGTTTCTG GTGGGGTGACATCCATGGATGATTTCCTAAAGGAATTCTTTCATAAAACTTATGCGAGAAAACAGGCACATCTAAAGGAGACGGACTACTGCAAATATGATGATCAGATTCTTACTCTTTTTACATCCTCTTTATACTATGCTGCACTACTATCCACGTTTGGGGCTTCACATGTAACTAGGAACAGAGGTAGGAGAATTTCCATTCTTTGTGGAGCCGTAAGTTTCTTTCTAGGAGCTATCCTTAATGCAGCAGCGCAAAACATTGCCATGCTCATCATTGGAAGATGCCTTCTCGGTGTAGGCATTGGATTTGGCAATCAA GCAGTTCCGCTATACCTATCAGAAATGTCACCTCCTAAAGTCAGAGGTAGATTTAATCAGTTGTTTCAACTCACGACTTGTGTCGGGATCCTCATAGCTAACTTTGTAAACTATGGAGTCGAGAAGATCCATCCTTGGGGATGGAGATTGTCTCTTGGATTAGCTGTAGTTCCAGCCTTAATTATGTTTTTCGGTGGCCTTGCTCTTCCTGAGACACCAAATAGTCTTGTAGAACAAGGGAGGCTAAAAGAAGCAAGAGAGGTGTTGGAGAGAGTTAGAGGTACCAAGAATGTTGATGCTGAATTTTCTGATCTTCTTGATGCAAGCAAAGCAGCACAAGCTGTTGAGAAGCCATTCCGCAATCTCCTTCAGAGAAAGAACCGTCCTCAGTTGGTTCTTGGAATTTGCATCCCCTCATTTCAACAGCTCACTGGCATGAACTCGATACTTTTTTATGCCCCTGTCTTATTCCAAAGTCTGGGCTTTGGAAATAATGCATCTTTATATTCATCAACTATAACCAATGGAGCACTTGTTCTGGCTGCCCTGATTTCAATGCATTCAGTTGACAAGTTTGGCAGACGAAAATTCTTCCTAGAAGCTGGTGTTGAAATGTTCATCTCCATG GTGATTATAGGGATTATTCTGGCTCTAAAATTTGGTAAAGGCGAGCCTCTTTCAAAAGGAGTTAGTGCTGCACTTGTTATTTTCATTTGTATTTTTGTACTTGCATATGGGCGTTCATGGGGACCCCTGGGATGGTTGGTTCCCAGCGAGATCTTCCCTCTGGAGACAAGGTCAGCCGGGCAAAGTATAGTGGTGTGTTGCAACATGTTCTTCACAGCTCTTGTCGCGCAGTGTTTCCTAGTATCTCTTTGTCATCTCAGATACGGGATATTCCTGCTGTTTGCGGGAATGGTTCTTATAATGAGCATCTTTATATATTTTCTCTTGCCAGAAACAAAGCAAGTTCCGATAGAGGAAATTCATTTCCTATGGCAGGAGCACTGGTTTTGGAAAAGATACTGCCCTCCAGCAGAAAAAGGTGGAATTACAGGAGTTTGA